A genomic region of Exiguobacterium oxidotolerans JCM 12280 contains the following coding sequences:
- a CDS encoding PTS sugar transporter subunit IIA, translated as MGFFKKLFGGNEAGNAKINSALTGKIVSIENVPDQVFSQKMMGDGVAIEPTEGKVVAPINATVETIFPTKHAIGLKGEDGLELLIHIGLDTVNLKGEGFTAHVQSGDKVKAGDVLVEFDLDYIRANAPSTVTPIIVTNHDQFTLSAVPAEGTSVVAGETELFKATHK; from the coding sequence ATGGGATTCTTTAAAAAATTGTTTGGTGGCAACGAAGCAGGAAACGCAAAAATCAATTCTGCACTTACAGGTAAAATCGTCAGCATCGAGAACGTACCCGATCAAGTCTTCTCACAAAAAATGATGGGAGACGGAGTCGCAATCGAACCGACTGAAGGTAAAGTGGTCGCGCCGATTAACGCAACAGTCGAAACGATTTTCCCGACAAAACACGCAATCGGTCTTAAAGGTGAAGATGGCCTCGAACTATTGATTCACATCGGTTTAGATACAGTTAACCTTAAAGGTGAAGGTTTCACAGCACATGTTCAATCGGGTGATAAAGTCAAAGCAGGCGATGTTCTCGTTGAGTTCGATCTAGATTACATCCGTGCGAACGCACCATCGACGGTTACACCAATCATCGTCACGAACCACGACCAATTCACACTTTCTGCTGTTCCTGCTGAAGGTACTTCAGTAGTGGCAGGCGAAACAGAATTGTTCAAAGCAACACATAAATAA
- a CDS encoding sensor histidine kinase, with protein MKLFFRYTIPGLLFFIVQLVGLFLVLWLYDLYQPAAFFYIILLDTIALIIYLSYRFFSMLPLLKRLQNPITSVAEPIRPGSEEPIAAAVEQFLERQQTIFRNSLFAERRKEKERHRYVDQWIHQMKTPLSVIELILEHPGEDYRTDLRHEVERLRTGLDQMLYSSRLEAIETDLKAAQLNLRVLVTDIINQEKRLFVKNKVYPKLEIEPSLYVYTDAKWFRFLLLQLLTNAVKYTTGHGKEVLIRAKERDGQVVLTLIDDGVGIPKRDLPRVFNAFFTGENGRRYGESTGMGLYFVWQVCTKLGHEIELDSLEGQGTTCRMKLVGGRTDD; from the coding sequence ATGAAACTGTTTTTTCGTTATACGATTCCAGGACTGCTGTTTTTCATCGTTCAACTGGTCGGCTTATTTCTCGTCTTATGGTTATACGACCTTTATCAACCTGCGGCGTTTTTCTATATCATCTTACTTGATACAATCGCGCTCATCATTTATTTAAGCTATCGCTTTTTTAGTATGTTGCCATTGCTTAAACGATTACAAAATCCGATTACCTCGGTTGCAGAACCGATTCGCCCTGGCAGTGAGGAACCAATCGCTGCAGCAGTCGAACAATTTTTAGAACGGCAACAAACGATTTTTCGAAACAGTTTGTTTGCCGAACGGCGCAAAGAAAAAGAACGGCACCGGTACGTCGATCAATGGATTCATCAAATGAAGACGCCGCTCTCGGTCATCGAACTGATTCTTGAACATCCGGGTGAAGATTACCGGACAGATTTGCGGCACGAAGTCGAACGACTACGGACAGGTCTGGATCAAATGTTGTATTCGTCACGCCTCGAAGCAATCGAGACGGATTTGAAGGCGGCGCAACTTAATCTCCGTGTCCTCGTCACGGACATCATCAATCAAGAAAAACGACTGTTTGTCAAAAATAAAGTCTATCCGAAGCTTGAAATCGAACCCTCCTTATATGTGTATACAGATGCTAAATGGTTCCGCTTTTTGTTGCTTCAACTGTTGACGAATGCTGTCAAATACACGACGGGACATGGTAAAGAAGTCCTGATTCGGGCGAAGGAACGCGACGGACAAGTCGTGCTGACATTGATTGATGACGGAGTCGGCATTCCGAAGCGCGACTTGCCGCGTGTCTTCAACGCCTTCTTCACGGGTGAAAATGGACGGCGTTACGGAGAGTCGACCGGTATGGGACTTTATTTCGTCTGGCAAGTCTGTACGAAGCTTGGGCATGAAATTGAACTGGATAGTTTGGAAGGGCAAGGGACGACGTGTCGCATGAAACTGGTAGGAGGACGAACAGATGATTGA
- a CDS encoding ABC transporter ATP-binding protein translates to MKTILNAENITKVYETKMARHEALKPTSLVVHEAEFVSIMGPSGAGKSTLLNLLSTIDRPSEGMISINGEDVTSMTEKQLARFRREQLGFIFQDFNLLDTMTVEENIALPLALARVEKAMIVLRVEQVARQLGVEDLLKKRPVELSGGQKQRVAAARAIIHHPSLLLADEPTGALDSKAATGLLEALETLNEQGATILMVTHDPVTASYAERIVFVKDGELFREIHRFGTQKEFFEQIMEVQRELGGAAREFV, encoded by the coding sequence ATGAAAACAATCTTAAATGCAGAGAACATAACGAAGGTATACGAAACGAAGATGGCGCGGCATGAAGCGCTAAAACCGACATCATTGGTGGTACATGAAGCGGAGTTCGTCAGCATCATGGGCCCTTCAGGAGCTGGTAAATCAACATTGTTGAATCTTTTATCGACGATTGATCGGCCGAGTGAAGGTATGATTTCGATTAATGGTGAAGATGTCACGAGCATGACTGAAAAACAATTGGCACGGTTTCGTCGGGAACAACTCGGTTTCATCTTCCAAGACTTTAACTTACTCGACACGATGACGGTCGAAGAAAACATTGCCCTTCCGCTTGCGCTGGCACGTGTCGAGAAAGCGATGATTGTGTTGCGTGTTGAACAAGTCGCGCGGCAACTTGGAGTCGAAGATTTGTTGAAGAAACGTCCGGTCGAACTTTCAGGTGGTCAAAAACAACGCGTCGCAGCAGCACGTGCAATCATCCACCACCCATCACTCCTCTTAGCCGATGAACCAACGGGAGCACTCGATTCAAAGGCAGCGACAGGTTTACTCGAGGCCCTCGAGACGCTGAATGAACAGGGGGCAACGATTTTGATGGTGACCCATGATCCGGTCACGGCGTCATACGCGGAACGAATTGTCTTCGTCAAGGATGGAGAGCTGTTCCGAGAAATCCATCGGTTTGGGACGCAAAAGGAATTTTTCGAACAAATCATGGAAGTCCAACGCGAACTCGGGGGTGCAGCACGTGAGTTTGTCTAA
- a CDS encoding ABC transporter ATP-binding protein encodes MIEVKQLGKVYAGKVTEQPLTDLNFRVEEGEMVAVMGPSGSGKSTLINLLATLDQPSWGSILMEGIDTSTFKRKETTRFRRETLGIIFQEFNLLDSLTLGENMLVPLMLSGKKTKLAREEMLHLAKRLQIDELLDKQVDEVSGGQRQRAAIGRALIHAPRLMLADEPTGALDFQATKHVMGLLAELNEAGMTMVIVTHDPTVASYCNHVLFLKDGNIQTELFRDEPRRVFFQRVIESLSLLGGDEHQLSTIRPT; translated from the coding sequence ATGATTGAAGTCAAACAGCTTGGGAAAGTGTATGCCGGAAAAGTGACGGAACAGCCATTGACGGATCTCAATTTTCGGGTCGAGGAAGGCGAGATGGTTGCCGTGATGGGTCCGTCCGGAAGTGGCAAGTCGACACTGATCAACTTACTGGCGACGCTCGATCAACCGAGCTGGGGTTCGATTTTGATGGAGGGCATTGATACATCGACCTTCAAACGAAAAGAGACGACGCGCTTTCGGCGTGAGACACTCGGAATCATTTTTCAAGAGTTCAATCTACTCGATTCGTTGACGCTTGGTGAAAACATGCTCGTTCCGTTGATGCTGTCTGGGAAAAAGACGAAGCTCGCGCGAGAGGAGATGCTGCATCTCGCAAAACGGCTCCAAATCGATGAGCTACTCGATAAACAGGTGGATGAAGTATCCGGTGGACAACGCCAACGCGCTGCGATTGGGCGTGCTTTAATCCATGCTCCGCGTTTGATGTTGGCTGACGAGCCGACCGGTGCACTCGATTTCCAAGCGACGAAACACGTGATGGGGTTACTTGCCGAACTGAATGAAGCCGGGATGACGATGGTCATCGTCACCCATGACCCAACGGTCGCCTCGTATTGTAACCACGTCCTGTTTTTAAAGGATGGTAACATTCAAACCGAGTTATTTCGGGATGAACCCCGTCGTGTCTTCTTTCAACGCGTCATCGAGTCGCTGTCGTTATTAGGAGGGGACGAACATCAATTATCTACAATACGCCCTACGTAA
- a CDS encoding FtsX-like permease family protein codes for MYYGYALTIIIAMTISTSYWNLVTSVSFQNIAKVLSQLNQVIELTMFFVFIAELIILFFSVLFIYATTYTMLEHRKNDLRVMRTLGSGFSHFLKYFLIEVLLVGGLAISAGLLLGVVLTKLMLLAIEKVMFLPRLDIEISALSFLVLIAGALLVLLTATVLAIYRFRPDRPIRTRSTWKRRFRMSLRVLAILLLLYGYILAFVQQTGFVLLFPLVIFIGSFFICRNVLPTLMKLYRPRTLSLRKLILSEIATQLRTNSTLVALGTILTSCALTAVGLVFIFQVVGLDLSSQNHFGLVYYEESKEQSERLEKIEETMEETFPDKYQQEVRLKKKGTRYVLPLSDYNRLLNELGRKRRELNDREALQIPARPVQLKEETPTLRKAQQAMEQAGFRLVAPAKHRLLFGYNYRIETLFVISDQRFNELAQPFARIRVFETPAYRDYGTGAWDDWMSIVREIQSKSKMTNKAAAPYQLINETEDELDGIRIVRLVSFVVILLTVWLFVINASFLHVWMQMTAEQEQKRLKTLFALGFDRRSVRTFLLVKYGAVLMIPYLISVFHAWLLFQAIISEVGLKMGPLFGVSLMWIGIVTFCYIGSIFPLWVRYPRHLLQKSGESSMYPIPDSRV; via the coding sequence TTGTATTACGGATACGCATTGACGATTATCATTGCGATGACGATTTCGACGAGCTACTGGAACCTGGTGACGAGTGTATCGTTCCAAAATATCGCAAAAGTCTTAAGTCAATTGAATCAAGTCATTGAATTAACGATGTTTTTCGTCTTCATCGCGGAACTGATTATTTTGTTTTTCAGTGTCCTGTTCATCTATGCGACGACGTATACGATGCTTGAACACCGTAAAAATGATTTACGCGTCATGCGGACGCTCGGGAGCGGATTTTCGCACTTTTTAAAGTACTTCCTCATTGAGGTTCTCCTTGTCGGCGGACTAGCGATTTCGGCGGGGTTGTTGCTTGGAGTCGTCTTGACAAAACTAATGTTGCTAGCAATCGAAAAAGTGATGTTTTTACCACGACTCGATATTGAGATCTCTGCACTGTCGTTCTTAGTACTCATCGCCGGGGCGCTCCTTGTTCTCTTAACGGCGACAGTACTCGCCATCTATCGATTCCGTCCGGATCGCCCCATTCGGACACGTTCAACATGGAAACGCCGCTTTCGCATGTCGCTGCGCGTCCTGGCGATTCTTCTGTTGTTGTACGGCTATATATTAGCGTTCGTCCAACAAACCGGATTTGTTTTGTTGTTTCCACTCGTCATTTTTATCGGTTCCTTTTTCATCTGCCGTAATGTGTTACCGACGTTGATGAAATTGTATCGTCCTCGGACGTTATCGTTACGTAAACTCATCCTTTCTGAAATTGCGACACAGCTCCGGACGAATAGCACCCTCGTTGCCCTTGGGACGATTTTGACGTCATGTGCACTAACGGCAGTCGGGCTCGTCTTCATCTTTCAAGTTGTCGGGTTAGACTTATCTTCACAAAATCATTTTGGACTCGTCTATTATGAAGAGTCGAAAGAGCAGTCTGAACGATTGGAAAAGATTGAAGAGACGATGGAAGAGACGTTCCCGGACAAATATCAGCAGGAAGTCCGTTTGAAAAAGAAGGGGACACGTTACGTGTTGCCTCTATCCGATTACAATCGATTACTAAACGAGCTGGGACGGAAACGACGCGAGCTGAACGATCGCGAGGCGCTTCAAATTCCAGCCCGTCCCGTTCAGTTAAAAGAAGAGACACCGACGCTGAGAAAAGCGCAACAGGCGATGGAACAAGCTGGATTCAGATTAGTAGCCCCGGCTAAACACCGCCTCTTGTTTGGTTATAACTATCGTATCGAAACGCTATTTGTCATCAGTGATCAGCGCTTCAACGAACTGGCACAGCCGTTCGCTCGGATTCGTGTCTTTGAAACGCCAGCGTATCGGGATTACGGGACAGGGGCTTGGGATGACTGGATGTCAATCGTCCGAGAAATTCAGTCGAAATCGAAGATGACAAACAAAGCAGCGGCACCGTATCAATTAATCAATGAAACAGAAGATGAACTCGATGGGATTCGGATCGTCCGTCTCGTCTCATTCGTCGTCATTTTACTGACAGTCTGGCTCTTCGTCATCAACGCGAGTTTCCTCCATGTCTGGATGCAGATGACGGCTGAACAAGAACAAAAACGATTGAAGACGCTGTTTGCCCTCGGTTTTGATCGTCGGAGTGTAAGAACGTTTTTACTTGTGAAATATGGAGCGGTCTTGATGATTCCATACTTGATTTCCGTATTTCATGCCTGGTTATTGTTCCAAGCCATCATTTCTGAAGTTGGTCTTAAGATGGGTCCCCTGTTCGGAGTCTCCTTGATGTGGATTGGAATCGTCACGTTTTGTTATATCGGAAGCATCTTCCCGCTCTGGGTTCGGTACCCACGCCACCTGCTTCAAAAATCAGGCGAAAGTTCGATGTATCCGATACCCGATTCAAGGGTATGA
- a CDS encoding helix-turn-helix domain-containing protein → MLDHSPYRGYGDRIRILRERAGISIDQLADNLGVAPYFIRRTELSEVYPTKAYIESLAEVLQIDSSYLARHIWTGESLKFVMQDSTPLEEMRLAYEQTLGQDESVIEEQLEERMRMFDLMYDDDVKRIEQTMSTTEQRIFHELVESVMEAGELRREEARGTFEMFEDKLPSMIQLDEYLDRLTEGETTERTTCYTQYSNQIERIRYHRK, encoded by the coding sequence ATGCTGGATCATTCACCATATCGAGGGTACGGGGACCGGATTCGGATTTTGCGGGAACGCGCCGGAATCTCGATTGATCAGTTAGCAGATAATCTAGGTGTCGCACCTTACTTCATTCGACGAACAGAATTAAGTGAGGTCTACCCGACGAAAGCCTACATCGAGTCATTAGCAGAAGTTTTACAAATTGATTCGAGTTATTTGGCTCGGCATATTTGGACAGGGGAATCGTTGAAGTTCGTCATGCAGGACAGCACACCGCTCGAGGAAATGCGTTTAGCGTACGAGCAGACACTGGGTCAGGATGAATCCGTCATCGAAGAACAACTTGAAGAACGGATGCGGATGTTTGACTTGATGTATGATGATGACGTGAAGCGAATTGAACAGACGATGAGTACGACGGAACAGCGAATCTTTCACGAGCTGGTCGAGTCGGTCATGGAGGCCGGAGAGCTTCGTCGAGAAGAAGCACGGGGGACGTTTGAGATGTTCGAGGATAAACTACCCTCGATGATTCAACTCGACGAGTATTTAGATCGTTTGACTGAGGGAGAGACGACGGAGCGAACGACGTGTTACACCCAGTATAGTAATCAGATTGAACGAATACGCTATCATCGAAAGTGA
- a CDS encoding ABC transporter permease, translating into MNRKFFTLYRFSLLQKLRAKSFLISTVLMIVFLVGFSNIERIIDWFSGDDPKIAVVSKLDTDILPVLKEIGIKSDMTEKDYTLKQARQVVDKGTYDAVALLSDDPYRVTLISASPEQELQTQLSTALKQLRDQNIITEADVDPALLASLAAPIEVKQELTSTGGKSEDELFAASALVYVLLFLMYFTIAIYGGMIVTEIANEKSSRVMELLISAASPIQHMLAKITSIATVSLIQLSLLVGVGYYSAQSSSLFDQLSLDSLSAKTIIYLFVFFLLGYLLYATLLAALGSLVSRVEDAQQVTLPVIMLIVAAFTVSIFSLNAPTNQAVVVLSFVPFFTPMLMFLRVMLTEVPVWQVAVSLILMGLSIALALFVGTKFYRGGVLFYGSNPLKQLRRILGGRQ; encoded by the coding sequence ATGAACCGTAAATTTTTCACCCTTTACCGTTTCAGTCTTCTCCAAAAATTACGAGCAAAAAGTTTTCTCATCTCGACCGTACTGATGATTGTCTTTCTCGTCGGTTTCAGTAATATCGAGCGAATCATCGATTGGTTCTCAGGGGATGATCCGAAAATCGCTGTCGTCAGTAAACTCGATACCGATATCCTCCCTGTCTTAAAGGAAATCGGCATTAAAAGCGATATGACTGAAAAAGACTACACGCTCAAACAGGCACGACAGGTCGTCGACAAAGGTACATATGACGCCGTCGCCTTATTGTCTGATGATCCATACCGGGTCACTCTGATCAGTGCCAGTCCGGAGCAGGAGTTGCAGACACAACTGTCGACGGCGCTCAAACAATTGCGGGATCAGAATATCATCACCGAGGCTGATGTCGACCCTGCCTTACTCGCTTCTCTCGCCGCGCCCATCGAGGTAAAACAAGAACTGACATCAACCGGTGGCAAAAGTGAGGATGAACTGTTTGCCGCCTCTGCTCTCGTCTACGTTTTACTCTTTTTGATGTACTTCACGATTGCAATTTATGGCGGAATGATCGTGACGGAAATCGCAAATGAAAAATCATCCCGTGTCATGGAACTCTTGATTTCAGCAGCTAGTCCGATTCAACATATGCTCGCTAAGATTACCTCGATTGCAACCGTCAGTCTGATTCAGCTGTCGTTACTCGTTGGTGTCGGTTACTATAGCGCACAAAGTAGCAGTTTATTTGATCAATTATCGCTCGATTCACTGAGTGCCAAAACAATCATTTACCTGTTCGTCTTTTTCTTACTGGGTTATCTGCTTTATGCGACGTTACTCGCAGCACTCGGTTCGCTCGTCAGTCGTGTCGAAGATGCGCAACAAGTGACGCTCCCCGTCATCATGTTGATCGTCGCAGCGTTCACCGTCTCCATCTTCAGTTTAAATGCTCCGACGAACCAAGCCGTTGTCGTTTTATCATTCGTTCCGTTTTTCACCCCGATGCTGATGTTCCTTCGGGTCATGTTAACGGAAGTACCCGTCTGGCAAGTAGCGGTATCCCTCATCCTGATGGGACTGAGCATCGCCCTTGCCCTGTTCGTCGGAACGAAGTTTTACCGAGGCGGCGTGCTGTTCTATGGATCGAACCCGCTCAAGCAACTGCGCCGAATTTTAGGTGGAAGACAGTAG
- a CDS encoding response regulator transcription factor — protein METILLVEDDQKIAELLQELLERYDFRVIHEDGFGDVAARFEETKPDVILLDVNLPKFDGFYWCRQLRLKTRAPILFISARVGEMDQVMALEYGADDYIVKPFQGAVVIAKIKSQIRRAYGTLSSENDERTVVKAGITLYLDRYIVEHGDQSIELSKKEGLILEMLLTASPRIVSRGDLLERIWDDEAFVDENTLNVNITRVRKRLTEIGVSGLETVRGVGYRLVLEK, from the coding sequence ATGGAAACAATTTTATTAGTGGAAGATGATCAAAAAATCGCGGAGTTACTTCAAGAGTTGCTCGAACGTTATGATTTCCGTGTCATTCACGAAGATGGATTTGGGGATGTCGCGGCACGTTTTGAAGAGACGAAGCCGGATGTCATCTTGCTTGATGTGAATCTTCCGAAGTTCGACGGCTTTTATTGGTGCCGGCAGCTTCGCTTAAAAACACGTGCTCCGATTTTGTTCATTTCGGCGCGAGTCGGAGAAATGGATCAAGTCATGGCACTTGAATATGGGGCGGATGACTACATCGTCAAACCGTTCCAAGGAGCCGTTGTCATCGCGAAAATCAAAAGTCAGATTCGGCGGGCGTACGGGACGTTATCAAGTGAGAATGATGAACGGACCGTCGTGAAGGCGGGCATCACGTTGTATTTAGATCGGTATATCGTCGAACATGGTGATCAATCGATTGAACTATCGAAAAAAGAGGGTTTGATTTTGGAAATGTTACTGACGGCTAGCCCACGGATTGTCAGCCGGGGAGACCTGCTCGAACGAATTTGGGATGATGAAGCCTTCGTCGATGAAAATACATTGAACGTCAATATCACGCGTGTTCGTAAACGTTTGACAGAAATCGGCGTGTCAGGGCTTGAGACAGTCCGGGGAGTCGGGTATCGCCTGGTGCTTGAAAAATGA
- a CDS encoding ABC transporter permease yields the protein MSLSKLAFRNLKNIRHNMMYLGAVTFAILIYYTFLAIRSNEAMLNANEMYGKLGTVFTGSSIILAVFSTIFIWYSSDFFLRRRKQELGLYALLGLERKQIAQLIFIETMGYGMVGLIIGTALGTVASKYFVQLLAHVMAIDIEATFTISLAAMGQTIAVFLVIFLLIALRSARTIYRFTLIELFKANQQVEVVPKVHPILAVLSLLLIGFGYYLTGQPLLDHFTVVAPLLMVCIIIGTFGTMSYFTIFLLRVLSKQARHFEGTNLILHGQLLSRVKSNAVMLSTITVITAVTLTTVGTATSIYYFIDRTVEQQMPYSLSVASKRPEAEQLIKESNQTIEQRTMVNVKNVDHQMEELPNPLYLTKYYRTYAMEDSEGQFSYINYSDYRRLAKANGKRVLPEPQQGEAIVLETFKGNDLLQERVKSPVGIKVNDIHSSFRIMGETDLPIAQLYEKQRLAFVVSDDAFAMMPERAWMLTNYQFSDERTDDGLMKKLEALYGKQAETDMAAYYPVYAITTATTGLLAFAAGFLGLVFLLATGSIIYFKMLAEAEESKHRFAIIQKIGVAQGEQASIIRRLVGFVFSLPYFLGLIHSIFAMQVLQKLLNYNIVMPTVLAIGCYTVVYLVYYIMTVRAYRRIVM from the coding sequence GTGAGTTTGTCTAAATTAGCTTTTCGTAATTTAAAGAACATCCGACACAATATGATGTATCTAGGTGCCGTCACATTCGCAATTTTGATTTATTACACGTTTTTAGCGATTCGTTCGAACGAAGCGATGCTGAACGCAAATGAGATGTACGGTAAGCTCGGGACGGTCTTTACGGGATCGAGTATCATCTTGGCCGTGTTCTCAACGATTTTCATTTGGTATTCGAGTGACTTTTTCTTACGACGTCGTAAACAAGAACTTGGTTTATATGCGTTACTTGGACTCGAGCGAAAACAAATCGCTCAACTGATTTTTATTGAAACGATGGGCTATGGAATGGTCGGATTAATCATCGGGACCGCTCTAGGGACAGTTGCTTCAAAATACTTTGTTCAACTGCTTGCGCATGTCATGGCGATCGATATCGAAGCGACGTTTACAATCAGCCTCGCTGCAATGGGTCAGACGATTGCCGTGTTCTTAGTCATTTTTTTATTGATTGCGCTGCGATCGGCACGAACAATTTATCGTTTCACCTTGATTGAACTATTCAAAGCAAACCAACAAGTCGAAGTGGTTCCAAAAGTCCATCCGATTCTCGCAGTCCTCTCGCTTCTATTGATTGGATTCGGTTATTACCTGACTGGGCAGCCGCTGCTCGATCACTTTACTGTAGTCGCGCCACTCTTGATGGTTTGTATCATCATCGGAACATTCGGGACGATGAGTTACTTTACGATTTTCCTGTTGCGTGTTCTCAGTAAACAGGCACGTCACTTCGAAGGAACGAATTTGATTTTACATGGTCAATTGCTGTCACGCGTCAAGTCGAATGCCGTCATGTTATCAACGATTACTGTCATCACGGCAGTCACACTGACGACGGTCGGAACAGCGACATCGATTTACTATTTCATCGATCGAACGGTCGAGCAACAAATGCCATATAGTTTATCGGTTGCGAGTAAACGACCGGAGGCAGAGCAATTGATTAAGGAATCGAATCAAACCATCGAACAGCGGACGATGGTCAACGTCAAAAATGTCGACCATCAGATGGAAGAGTTACCAAATCCGTTATATTTGACGAAGTACTACCGGACGTATGCGATGGAAGATTCAGAAGGACAATTCAGCTACATCAATTATTCGGACTACCGTAGACTAGCGAAGGCGAACGGAAAACGTGTCTTACCTGAGCCGCAACAAGGTGAGGCGATTGTTCTCGAAACCTTTAAAGGAAATGACTTGTTGCAGGAACGAGTCAAATCACCCGTTGGAATCAAAGTGAACGACATCCATTCGTCCTTTCGCATTATGGGTGAAACGGATTTACCAATCGCTCAACTCTATGAGAAACAACGATTGGCATTCGTCGTTTCGGACGATGCTTTTGCGATGATGCCGGAACGGGCATGGATGCTGACGAATTATCAATTTTCAGATGAACGGACGGATGACGGGTTGATGAAAAAACTTGAGGCGCTATACGGAAAGCAGGCGGAAACGGACATGGCGGCCTACTACCCGGTCTACGCGATAACGACGGCGACGACAGGGTTGCTCGCATTTGCCGCCGGGTTCCTCGGACTCGTCTTCCTGCTTGCGACAGGTTCAATCATCTACTTCAAGATGCTTGCGGAAGCAGAAGAATCAAAGCACCGCTTTGCGATTATTCAAAAGATTGGGGTGGCGCAAGGCGAACAGGCGAGTATCATTCGTCGCCTCGTCGGATTTGTCTTCTCCTTACCGTATTTCCTTGGACTCATTCACAGCATCTTTGCGATGCAAGTCCTCCAAAAACTACTCAACTACAACATCGTCATGCCGACAGTCCTTGCGATTGGCTGTTATACGGTCGTCTACCTCGTTTATTACATCATGACGGTCCGAGCGTACCGGCGGATTGTGATGTGA